The DNA region GGTCTTGCAGACCGCAGCCGCGTTACGCCATGCCAAGCGGATTCTGGTGATTACCGGGGCTGGCCTGTCGGCAGACTCTGGCTTGCCGACCTACCGCGGCGTAGGCGGGCTCTATAACGGCAAGACCGATGACGGGCTGCCGATAGAAGTGGCCTTGTCCGGGCCGATGCTGCGCCGTGACCCCGAGCTGTGCTGGAAATACATCGCCGAACTGGGCAAGGCTTGTCTGGGCGGTGAGCCTAACGTGGCCCACTACGCAATTGCCCAGTTGCAGCGCATCAAGCCCGAGTGCTGGGTGCTGACCCAGAATGTCGATGGCTATCATCGTGCTGCTGGCAGTCCGCCCGAGCGACTGATCGAAATCCACGGGCAACTTTCGCCGTTGTTCTGTCAGTCCTGCGGCGGGGAGGATTCGCAGCTCAGCGAGCACTTGCAGCGCCCTTTGCCCCCTTTATGCCCCGCATGTAGTGGCATTTTGCGACCGCCCGTCGTTCTTTTTCAGGAAATGCTCCCGGAAAGGGCACTGGAAACACTGTATGAACAACTAGCTACGGGCTTTGACGCGGTCCTGAGTATCGGCACCACCGCCAGCTTCCCCTACATTCATGAGCCGGTCATTCGCACCCGTGTTTCCGGGGGATTCACCGCAGAAATCAATCCGCAGCCAACCGATCACAGCACTCAAATGGATGTATTTCTGCAAGGCCGTGCGGCACATGTCATGGCGGAACTCATAAGTCACATCTAGTTCGATTGAATTTGCAAATCGCTTTCATTGCGGGCATAGTCTCGGCTTC from Pseudomonas syringae includes:
- a CDS encoding NAD-dependent deacylase, whose protein sequence is MVDQALVLQTAAALRHAKRILVITGAGLSADSGLPTYRGVGGLYNGKTDDGLPIEVALSGPMLRRDPELCWKYIAELGKACLGGEPNVAHYAIAQLQRIKPECWVLTQNVDGYHRAAGSPPERLIEIHGQLSPLFCQSCGGEDSQLSEHLQRPLPPLCPACSGILRPPVVLFQEMLPERALETLYEQLATGFDAVLSIGTTASFPYIHEPVIRTRVSGGFTAEINPQPTDHSTQMDVFLQGRAAHVMAELISHI